Proteins encoded together in one Anticarsia gemmatalis isolate Benzon Research Colony breed Stoneville strain chromosome 1, ilAntGemm2 primary, whole genome shotgun sequence window:
- the LOC142974233 gene encoding uncharacterized protein LOC142974233, translated as MNYYAYRLMIRTHEENVILKCRRLFQQFAVDMYVKVETERLAFIRYNQAKLRSEDYIHLRDAIHSDGDVQNVGRLTILPSSYIGSPRHMHEYAQDAMTYVRNYGTPDLFITFTCNPKWMEIEREMEPGQKPQDRHDIIARVFQQKLKVMMDVLTKYRVFGDTRCYMYSVEWQKRGLPHAHILIWLLNKLHSNEVDDIISAEIPDPVTDPHLHDIVTTQMVHGPCGALNPLSPCMADGKCTKRYPRPLVAETVTGHDGYPVYRRRSKEDNGRTIKVKVQNQEIEIGNEFIVPYCPLLSRIFETHANVESCHSAKSIKYLCKYVTKGSDMAVFGIASENANDEISNFQMGRYVSTNEALWRLLSFQIHERYPTVVHLAVHLENGQRVYFTEANAAQRAERPPSTTLTSFFSMCETDPFAATLMYVEMPKYYTWNQSTKKFQRRKQGTPVPDWPQVFSSDALGRMYTVHPRNDECFYLRLLLVNVRGPKSFAHLKTVNGHQCQTYREACQLLGLLENDSHWDLTLADSVVSSNAYQIRTLFAIIITTCFPSQPMQLWNKYKDDICEDILHRLRIQTNNPDMQITDEIYNEGLILIEDQCLTIANKLLIEVGMIAPNRSMHDAFNQELNRELQYNLEPKKSLRKFLLTTQGSERIDFVTPYATPVTKRPDLLQ; from the exons atgaattactatgcgtatcgtttgatgattcgtacacatgaggagaatgtcattctgaagtgccgtcggctattccagcaattcgctgtcgacatgtatgtcaaagtcgagaccgaacgtttagcgttcatccgatacaatcaggcaaagctacgatctgaggactatatacacttgcgtgatgctattcattcagatggcgatgttcagaatgttggacgtctgacgattcttccatcatcatatatcggaagcccacgccacatgcacgaatacgctcaagacgctatgacgtacgtgcgaaattatggaactccggatttgtttattacgttcacttgcaatccgaagtggatggaaattgaacgtgagatggaaccgggacaaaaaccgcaagatcgccatgacataatcgccagagtatttcagcaaaaactcaaggttatgatggatgtgcttactaagtatcgagtttttggtgacacacgttgttatatgtactcggtggaatggcagaagcgtggactaccgcatgctcatatcctaatttggttgctgaacaaattacattcaaatgaagtggatgacatcatatcagctgaaattcctgatccagtcactgatccccatctacacgacattgtgacgacgcagatggtgcatggaccgtgcggtgctttgaatccattatcgccttgcatggctgatggaaagtgcacaaaacgatatccgcgaccgttagttgctgaaacagtcacagggcacgatggatatccagtttatcgtcggcgttcaaaagaagataatggtcgaactattaaagtcaaagttcaaaatcaagagattgagatcggaaatgaattcattgtaccatattgcccgctgctatcacgaattttcgaaacacatgcaaacgttgagagttgtcattcggccaaatcaatcaaatatttgtgcaagtacgtcacaaaaggcagcgacatggctgtgtttggtattgcgtcggaaaatgcgaatgacgaaatcagcaacttccaaatgggcagatacgtcagtactaatgaagcactgtggcgattattgtcatttcaaattcatgaaagatatcccacagttgtacatttagcagtgcatttggaaaatggccaaagagtttacttcactgaggctaatgccgcacaacgagctgagagaccaccatcgacaacattgactagcttcttttcaatgtgtgaaacagatccattcgcagcgacgctgatgtacgttgaaatgcccaagtattacacttggaatcaatcaacaaagaaattccaacgtcgcaaacaaggcaccccagttccagattggccacaggtgttttcctctgatgcactaggtcgtatgtatactgttcatcctagaaatgatgaatgtttttatttgcgactgctgttggtaaatgtacgtggaccaaaatcatttgcgcatttgaaaactgtgaatggccaccaatgccaaacatatcgagaagcatgtcaactattgggtttgctggagaacgattctcattgggatttaacacttgccgattcagttgtttcatcaaatgcgtaccaaatacgaacgctgttcgcaattatcatcaccacatgttttccttcacaaccaatgcagttatggaacaaatacaaagacgacatatgtgaagatatcttgcatcgtttgcgcattcaaacgaataatcctgacatgcaaataaccgatgaaatctacaatgaaggattgattctgattgaggatcaatgcttgactattgcaaacaagctactgattgaagtaggaatgattgcgccaaatagatcgatgcacgatgcattcaaccaagaattaaatcgagagctgcaatacaat CTGGAACCTAAAAAGTCCCTCCGAAAGTTTCTGCTCACCACCCAAGGCAGCGAGCGTATCGACTTTGTTACGCCATACGCGACTCCCGTGACGAAGCGGCCCGACCTTCTCCAATAA